The Arthrobacter sp. OAP107 DNA segment CGGGAGGGTGGCCGGCCTAATTGAGGTTGGGGCAGGCTTTCACCCCGACCTTTCCGGCCGGGACAACGTTTACCTCAATGGTGCCATCCTTGGCATGTCCGAAACCGACATCGACGAGCGCTTCGACTCCATCATCGAGTTCGCCGAGATCGAGAAATTTATCGATACCGAGGTGAAGTTCTATTCGTCAGGAATGTACCTTCGCCTGGCATTCTCCGTAGCAGTCCACACAGATCCCGAAGTCTTTCTTGTTGACGAAATACTCGCTGTCGGCGATGAGCCCTTCCAGCGGAAGTGCATCGACAAGATTCAGCAACTCGCCGCGGAAGGGAAGACTCTCGTGGTGGTTAGCCATGATCTCGACCTTGTCTCACGGATCTGCGATCGTGGCGTGCTATTGGAGCGCGGGAACGTGATTTTCGACGGACCAATCTCGGACGGCATAGCGCGGTTGCGGGGTCATGCCTGAGGGGTCACCTACTAGCAAAAGTGGCCAGAGAGCGGACATACAGGGCCTTCGAACCCTCTCCGTTGGAATCGTCATTGCCTACCATCTCCGTCCTGATTTATTGCCGGGCGGCTTCGTCGGCGTTGACGTCTTTTTTGTTATCTCCGGATTTCTGATTATTGGTTCACTTGTGCGTGAGATCATCGCCCGCGGCCGCATTGGGATGCTGGTCTTCTATGCCCGCCGCATCCGGCGCCTGCTCCCTTCCTCGACGGTCGTTCTTATGTCCACCATGGCCGGGGCAGTCTTGCTGATGCCCCAGGACCGATGGCAGTCGATTGCTCTTGACGTCATGATGTCAGCGGCCCAAGTTCAAAACTGGAACCAAGCCTTCGGTTCCGTGAGCTACGAGTCGGCCAACGCACTCGTCTCGCCCGTTCAGCATTTATGGTCTCTTGCTGTTGAAGAGCAGTTCTACATCGTTATTCCTTTGCTCCTGGGTGCCGCTGGACTGGTAGCGCGCCTTAGGGGGCTCCCAGCCGGACGTTGCTGTGCCTATTTTCTGGGCCTCATGGTGGCTGCTTCCCTCGTCCATTCCGTCCTATTCACGGCATCGAATCATGACCTGGCCTACTTCGCCACCACCACGCGGATGTGGGAAATCGGCTTGGGCGGGCTGGGCGCACTGCTGCTTCCTGTCGTTCGTCCCCGGCCCCGCGCAAGTGCTGTTCTGGCGTGGCTGGGACTGGCGTTGATTCTGTCCGCGGCAGTTTTTTACTCCACCCGGATGCAATTTCCTGGTTTTGTGGCGCTGATGCCTGTCACCGGTGCCGTGCTCATTCTCGTGAACGGCCCCGCGCCGGCTGGTTCACTCCGACACGGCTACGGCCCGGGTTTTCATCCAGCGACATATCTGAGTGTTGCCCCGATGAAATACCTCGGTGACATCTCGTATTCGCTCTACTTATGGCACTGGCCAGTGATCGTCTTCTACGTCTACCTGGCCGGCAGGACGCCGAATCTTGCCACGGCCGTTGCGCTGGCAGGAGCCAGCGTGCTGATGGCAGCGCTGGCCTATCGCTTCGTTGAACAGCCCTTCTTCAGGCAGGCCAGAAAGGGGAAGCTTCCGGTGGGCCGCCGGTCTCGTGGACGCGCCCGCACATTGCGGGACTACGCTTTGGGCGCGTCGATGGTGACCGCTACTTGCCTAACCGCAACGGTGCCGTGGGCCGTCGTGGAGGCAAAATCGGCTTCGCTGAATTATGAGATCTCCGATGCGGACTATCCTGGCGCCCTCGCCTTTGACCCGAGCCGGCCTGCCCACGTGCCGCAGGGGAAGGCTGTCCTTCCTGACCCCGCGGTTGCCACAAAAGATGTGCCACTGACCAACAAAGATGGCTGCAACGTCTACGATCCGGTCAAGTCACCGGACACTGGTTGTACATACGGGGATTTGGGAGCCCAGCGTACGCTGGTGATTATTGGCGACTCCCACGCCAGCCAGTACGTGGATCCTCTGGCGTACATCGGCGTGAGGAACGGCTGGAAAGTCAGGGCTATGGTAAGGAACGGATGTCCGTTCACGGCGGCCCCGCCAGCGTCCAAGGACACGGTCTTCAGCAATTGCCCGGAGCAAAACCGGACTTCTCTCCGGAAACTGCTGCGCCTGAAACCGGACAAGGTTGTGGTGGCCGGCATGACCCCGGCAGGTTATCAATCAGCCCTGGGTTGGGAGTGGAAAAGCGACCGGGAGCTCATCTCCGGCTACACGGCGATGCTGAGGCCTTTGGTCGAGGCAGGGATCGAAGTTGCTGTGATCCTGGATACGCCTTTCCCTGCTTTCTCAGTCCCGGACTGTGTTGAGAGGAGCGGGCCTACCGCCCCAGAATGCTCGGTGGCTCACGAGCCGGACCAGCGCCATGAGGATCCCCTTAGGGTTGCCGCTCATGAGGTGGGCAGTGTGGCTGTGGTGGATCTGGGCAGTTATTTTTGCAGGAATGGAAGGTGTCCTCCCGTCATAGGCAACGTACTGGTTTACCGTGACAACCATCTCACGGCCACGTTCGCCCGGACGCTGAGCGGCCCATTGAAGCGTGCGCTGAAGTTGTAGCGGTGCCCGGTTAAATACGAGCGCGTGCCGGAAACTCGTTAGGCTAGACCAAGAACTTCTACGCGCCGCCGAGGGGCGTGGGAAATCCACTTACAGAAGAGGCGAAGTATCCGTGAAGATTGCTGTAATTGCGTTGGGAAAAATCGGGCTGCCCCTGGCCGTCCAGTTTGCTTCCAAGGGCCATAATGTCGTCGGCGTCGACGTCAACCAGCAGGTCGTGGAGCTTATCAACGCGGGGACC contains these protein-coding regions:
- a CDS encoding ABC transporter ATP-binding protein — its product is MTTAIEVKNINKQFVLRHTRSIKEAIVWLLKGRKGDLSEKFHALRNVSLEIDTGEAVALLGLNGSGKSTLLKHISGVLVPDEGTVRTRGRVAGLIEVGAGFHPDLSGRDNVYLNGAILGMSETDIDERFDSIIEFAEIEKFIDTEVKFYSSGMYLRLAFSVAVHTDPEVFLVDEILAVGDEPFQRKCIDKIQQLAAEGKTLVVVSHDLDLVSRICDRGVLLERGNVIFDGPISDGIARLRGHA
- a CDS encoding acyltransferase family protein; its protein translation is MPEGSPTSKSGQRADIQGLRTLSVGIVIAYHLRPDLLPGGFVGVDVFFVISGFLIIGSLVREIIARGRIGMLVFYARRIRRLLPSSTVVLMSTMAGAVLLMPQDRWQSIALDVMMSAAQVQNWNQAFGSVSYESANALVSPVQHLWSLAVEEQFYIVIPLLLGAAGLVARLRGLPAGRCCAYFLGLMVAASLVHSVLFTASNHDLAYFATTTRMWEIGLGGLGALLLPVVRPRPRASAVLAWLGLALILSAAVFYSTRMQFPGFVALMPVTGAVLILVNGPAPAGSLRHGYGPGFHPATYLSVAPMKYLGDISYSLYLWHWPVIVFYVYLAGRTPNLATAVALAGASVLMAALAYRFVEQPFFRQARKGKLPVGRRSRGRARTLRDYALGASMVTATCLTATVPWAVVEAKSASLNYEISDADYPGALAFDPSRPAHVPQGKAVLPDPAVATKDVPLTNKDGCNVYDPVKSPDTGCTYGDLGAQRTLVIIGDSHASQYVDPLAYIGVRNGWKVRAMVRNGCPFTAAPPASKDTVFSNCPEQNRTSLRKLLRLKPDKVVVAGMTPAGYQSALGWEWKSDRELISGYTAMLRPLVEAGIEVAVILDTPFPAFSVPDCVERSGPTAPECSVAHEPDQRHEDPLRVAAHEVGSVAVVDLGSYFCRNGRCPPVIGNVLVYRDNHLTATFARTLSGPLKRALKL